One stretch of Excalfactoria chinensis isolate bCotChi1 chromosome 2, bCotChi1.hap2, whole genome shotgun sequence DNA includes these proteins:
- the FAM110B gene encoding protein FAM110B, with protein MPTETLPTGSMVKPVSPAVTFTSAVPLRILNKGPDYFRRQAEPNPKRLSAVERLEADKAKYVKSQEVINAKQEPVKPAVLAKPPVCPAAKRALGSPTLKVFSNNAKTESGVQRENLKLEILKNIINSSEGSSSGSGHKHGPRNWPPHRADSTELNRHSFAESLKVYPTQGRSSPQESSSNVSRRLLDQSAETFLHVSHSSSDIRKVTSAKPLKAIPCSSSAPPLPPKPKIAAIATLKSPEIEAVESGCGVSRRPSLQRSKSDLSDRYFRVDADVERFFNYCGLDPEELENLGMENFARANSDIISLNFRSASMISSDCEQSQDSNSDLRNDDSANDRVPYGISAIERNARIIKWLYSIKQARESQKVSHV; from the coding sequence ATGCCTACAGAAACACTACCGACAGGTAGCATGGTGAAGCCGGTCAGCCCTGCCGTGACTTTCACATCTGCCGTCCCTCTCCGCATCCTGAACAAAGGACCTGACTATTTTCGCAGGCAGGCGGAGCCTAACCCAAAAAGACTGAGCGCGGTGGAGAGGCTGGAAGCCGACAAGGCGAAATACGTCAAAAGCCAGGAGGTCATCAATGCCAAGCAGGAGCCCGtgaagccagcagtgctggcgAAGCCTCCGGTCTGTCCTGCGGCCAAGCGGGCACTGGGCAGCCCCACCTTGAAGGTCTTCAGCAACAATGCAAAGACCGAGAGTGGTGTCCAGAGAGAAAATCTGAAGCTAGAGATTCTGAAGAACATCATCAATAGCTCTGAAGGCTCCAGCTCGGGTTCAGGGCACAAGCACGGTCCCCGAAACTGGCCACCCCACAGAGCCGATTCGACGGAACTGAACCGACATTCGTTTGCTGAGTCCTTGAAGGTTTACCCCACACAGGGCCGTAGCAGCCCCCAGGAGAGCAGCTCCAATGTCAGTAGAAGGCTCCTAGACCAGTCGGCAGAGACTTTCTTGCATGTCTCTCACAGCTCCTCAGACATTAGGAAAGTAACTAGCGCAAAGCCCTTAAAAGCAATACCTTGCAGTAGTTCAGCCCCACCTCTGCCTCCAAAACCCAAAATTGCTGCCATTGCCACCCTGAAGTCCCCAGAGATTGAGGCAGTTGAGTCTGGATGCGGAGTTAGTAGAAGACCCTCCCTACAGCGATCGAAATCTGACTTAAGTGACAGATACTTTCGTGTCGACGCAGATGTTGAACGATTCTTTAACTACTGTGGACTGGATCCTGAAGAGCTTGAAAACCTTGGGATGGAAAATTTTGCAAGGGCTAACTCTGATATTATATCCCTCAACTTTCGCAGTGCAAGCATGATTAGCTCAGACTGTGAACAGTCTCAGGACAGCAACAGTGACCTTAGAAACGATGACAGTGCCAATGACCGTGTGCCATACGGCATTTCTGCTATTGAAAGGAATGCCAGAATCATCAAGTGGTTATATAGCATCAAGCAAGCTAGAGAGTCACAGAAAGTGTCCCACGTGTGA